The region gattggggggaggggctccgAGGCCCGGAGGAAGACCCCCGAGGTCACAGGCCCTCCGTGGCTGGGCAGGGCGCCCCTTCTCCGGAGAAGACCCCTGGTTTGGGGGTGCCGGGtttgtgaccccccccccaccccccacggcTCCCTTCATCTGCCAGCAACATCAGTAATAATAACATCAGCTGACAGCTTGTGAGCCCTTGCAGGCTTCCTGCTAATTCTCGGGAACAATTTCCCAGAAACTGAGGTCAGACAAGTGACTTCACTGGCCTCAAATCACTAGTCAGGGTCTGAGACAGGTACAAACTCAGGTCTGCCCTCAATAAATttgctagcatttattgagttgCTTCTatgagcaaattaaaaaaaaaaaaatgcagccaacaCTCCCCATCCCTCGTTCTCTATCAACACATTCTGGATTTTCCCGGTTATCTGTCTGTTCCAGCCAGAGGGCAGGAATTTATGTCTTCTGTGTCCCTGGGGCTCCGAGTAGGTCccactaaatgaatgaatgaatgtgcgaGTCCCTGCTAGAAGCCTTTCCGCGGATTAAATAATATGATTTTCATAACTAGGGCTTGTTCTGAGaccatacccattttacagatagggaatcCAAGATCCGGAGGGGTGAAGCCACTTGTCTAGACTATCCAGCCGTGAGAGcgagagccaggatttaaatcgAGGCTGGAGGCCGCCGTCATGcctgtctgggcctcagtcttctcatcttgCCAAGGGGCTGACAACCCTACCTCCCACGACCATGATTGCTGGGCCGCCTGGATTATTCCCTGCAACCATCATGTGACATATTAATATGTTGCTTGTGCGGGACCTGGGTGGAGGGGCCACAGACCCCTGCTTTGGGGTAGGGTCGGGGGAGGACTTGAGAAAACTGATATCTGGAAGTCGTGGAGGATTACTACCTGggaagggggggggagaaaagagggagaacaCTGTTCCAGACAGacagaacagcatgtgcaaaaggCCTCTAGGCAAGGAACAGCAAGATGGTTCCAGCCTGCTGGAGTCATTGGAGGGGTGGGCAGCAGGACCAGCTGCCATGGAGGCCCCCCaaatcttttttatgatttttttaaaaattgtgaaatgtaACACACAAAAGAGGGCACAGATTGTAAGTGAACGATTTGATGATTACAGAGTGAACACACTCATGTCATCAGCCCCCAAGTTAAGAAATGGAACATgagccccctctgcccctcccccgccctctcgCAAGGGTGACCCCATGACACCTGACACTGTAGGTCACTTGGGCTTGATTTTGTtccttatataaatggaatcactcTGTATTTACGCTTTTGTCCCCAGCTGCTTTTGTTCAGCGTGCCATGAGCGAGATGCGGGGTGTTGAGTAGAGCGGTGGCTCGTACTTTTTTTTCGTGGCTCTGTCGTGTTTCCCAGGCATGATGATGTCACAGCTCAGCCATTCGGTCGATGGGCAGCGGGTAGCTTCCGgttgggggaagtggggaggaaggaCAGCAACTCTGGACACCCTTGTCCGTGCCTTTGTGGAGGTTGGGTGCGGCAcggctctgggggtggggacccAGGAGGGGACTTGCTGGGTGCCAGATTGCCTTCCAGGTGGGTGCGACACTTGGCATTGCAACAGTTTTCGCTCCCCAAGTGTCCTGGGTGAGTTTGGGTTTTCAGCACAAGGATAAAATGCTAGGCAGGGAGCGACCCCCATCACATGGGCGTTTCGAGAGGTGCTATCATGGGGGGAGGGCCGGGACCCAGGGGGAGGCTGGTGGGACCACCCAATCAtgctcccccctcctctcctctttcctcaggGACATGAGCCGTTTCCCCAGAGGGTAAGCCGcccaccccccccatccccgTGCCCTTGGTTCACCTTGGGAACCTGCTAGATTGGGGGGCAGGTGAGAATTTCTTGGACTTCAAAGGTCCCCCCAGCTGCCCAGGTCCCTGAGGGTAAGGAATTCTATGCCGCCCCGCCCTGCCTCATCCTCAGCTTCGCCCCATATCCTGGGTGGGCAGCCTGAGGCCTCTTGGCCCAGGTGCCAGGTTCACTCCGGGaatctcctttccttctggctcCCCGGGTGGTCCAGCTGGGGCGTGGCAGGGAGACCTTCCAGAGGTCCTCCGGGGGTCAGGTTCAGCTGGGGGGTGGTCCTGTGTGTTCAGATCTGGAGAAAGGGTCTCTGTGGGTATGCAGCGGGGATGGATTCTGCAGGCTCAAAATCTTCTGTCTCTAAGAGAAAAGAACGCCACTTAGGAGCCCTCTGGCCTGGGGATCAGAAGTCAGCTCTGCTCAACTTCAAGCACCTgggcctggctgtgtgacctAGAGCCTCCAGCTGACCCTCTCTGGTCTATGCATCAAGTTGGGGAGACAGCCCACGCTGGCAAGCCGGactccgcccccaccccgcccccaccccaccctcactctcCCATCCTGGAAGGAGGCGGGAGCTCAGATGTGAGGGAAGCCCCCTCCTCCCATGGGAAGGGGGGCACCGCCGCAGCATCCCGCAACACAGAGGCAGGAACAAGGCAACCAACCTTCTCACATCTTTATTTGAAAGGCACAGCTAAGCCCACCCTCGATACAgcattctcccttctctctgcagCGATCAAACGACTGAGCACAACAGAAGCTGACAGTCTAAAAGGCTATATACAGACACAGGTgtgggtgtttgtttttttaaaacatttttctgtctttttttttttaaatatccctttTCTTAAAAGACAAGCTAGTAtactggaaaaaggaaaaaaataaaataaaaaccaagacaaCTTGAGTACCCTCATCTTTATTcgggaaggggagaaagggaattctgggacgcccgccccccactcctcccccctgctcctggctaagctcactctctctgccccctctctgGCGGGCGCGGGGAGAGGACAGGTGGGCGTGGGCTCTGGAACTAGCAGAGGAGGTGAGTGAGGCGGGAGGGACGTGGGGTGCCCAGGGCGGGAAGGGGCAGCTAGCGTGGTGTCTGCATGCAGTGCcagggtgggaggctgggggcgTGCGCCCTGAGGGGCCCGGCGGGCCGGCGGTCAGGTGCACGGTTGCGGAACGGGGCAGTGCAGGGGTGCGGGGCTTCTGAGGCTTTGCTGTCTTCTGACCTGGCCTCCCATTTGTGCCTCCAGGCCTCAGCTTGCCTCCTGTGTGGAATGAGCAGGCATCCGCCCACTCAGgctgcaggggaggaggaggagggaggcaggagaggcggaggaggagggaggccggGAGCCGGGGGTGTGAGCGAAGCTAGGGGTGGTACACAGGCAGGGCTAGGACCCCAGCAGGCGGCTACCATAAATACTACCAAGTTCAGCCAAACCCGAGCTATACTGTGTCTTGCGCTAAACGTTCCTCTCTCTCCGTGTCTGTCTCCCCTttgtccccccccaccctccccatcccGGCCGCCCGCTAATCCGACTTCTCGCCGTCATCCTCCTGGTGGGGGTCACCGTCGTGCCCATTCTTGTCTTCCTTGGAGAGGTGGGCCTGGGAGCCCAGCGCGGACAGCGAGAGAAGGCCGGTGCCGGCGCTGACCGCGGGCAGCGCAGGCGGCTGCAGCCCCACGGGCAACGGGGtcaggggcagggccagagccTGCAGCTGGGACAGCTGATGGGCTTGGAGCTGCTGCTGCAAGGCACACGGGAGGGAAGCATGAGCTGCCGTGGGCCCACCTGCCCAcccgcctgcccgcccgcccgcgACCCAGACGTACCCGGATGATGGAGTTCAGCTCAGGAGCGGTGACCTGCTTAGCCCTCTCGATGGCTCCCAAGACCTGCTGCTGGTGCTGGAAGGGGTGTGGGGTAGAGAGGAGCCAGGTGCTATATGCCCTGATCTCTGTGGGGGTCTGAGGCACAGAGCCCAGGGGAAGGCGCGCCCCACCATGGCTTTCCATCCCATCAGAAAACCCCTCCCTCCAGCCGCTTCTGTTCACCAAGTGGGATTCGCAGAAGGCCCAAAGGGGTTGGTGCCAGATACTTAAGAAAACGCCATCgtcaccaaaaactaatgatgtaatatatggtgattaacataacaataaaaaaattaaaaaaaaaaaaaaagaaaacgccATCGGGTGAGTCTAAGAGAAACCCTGGATCGTGACCTATTCAATGCGATACACCAAGAAGTAAATGTACAGTGCCCAACCTGGCCAACTGTACAGGGAAGTCTTGATCCTAAGCTCAGACTGTGCTCTGAGATCGGCTAACCCAAGCTCCTCTCCTTCTACAGCTGGGGAAGGCCCAGTGGATTCTGGCAGTGCTGGGGTATGAGTCTAGGTTCAGGGCAATCCCTCCCGGGGCAATTTATTGcccacaccccagccctcccTACGAGTCCATCCCTCCTGCCATCAGATGCTAGACTCTGCCAATCTCCCTTTTTGCCTTGCCTACCAGGAAGCCCCTGTCATGAAAGGAAAGCACAAGTCTAGGTCTTCAGGGCCCCAAGAACCCCCTTCTCTAGGGTTTTCATAGTGTCCTTCTGGAATTGTCCCTGAGCATGCAGGTCACCCGAAGGGCCCCAAGATAAAGTCAGGGATTAAAGAGGAAATGATGAAAGATCGACAGGAAACCTGGCAGAGAGCAGGAATGGCAGTGGGGGGAATGTGGAGTGGGCCCCACACCAAGAGTCTTAAAAATcccaaaaagcaaaagcaagagcTCAGCGCATGGCTCCCCAGGGTGCGTGTCCACGGGTCCGTGTGTACATCTGTGTTGCACCTgtgcatgtctgtctgtctgcatACGTGAGCTGAGTGCCTTCCCCGTACACACCCCCTGTGGTTTCTGGCCTGAGGCCACCCACAGGGCCTGGCAGACAAATCTCAAGAGGATTAAATGCAGAAgcaagaagggggaaaaaaaaatcttggtgtAGTCTTTGGCATATCTGACATTTTTACCCGTGAAATGACTCACTCAGGCTGGGAATTCCACAGCAGGCTGAGGCCCCTCCCTCCACCGCCCTGCACCCCTGGGGTTTCTCCAAGCTGGGGATTCTTCTGTGTCTgggaggtccagagaggggaggTGTGCGCCTTGGGCATCGAACAGCTGCTGCCCCAGAGcatgggggaggcaggggtgggggggggcaggcccTGGAGCAAGTTCACAGTCCAActacctcctcctccctgcagcccccgGGGCGCCACTCACCTCTTGGGAAAGGTAGGGTAGGACCTGGGCACAAATCCCATTCAGCCTCTTGACGATTTCAGCCTGCAACACACAGAGGCTTCAGTCCAGGGCAGGCAGCAGGGGGCAGGTGCAGACCAGCCCCGAGAGGCCTGTGAGGTTCTACCCAAGAGGAGGCCAACTCTGCCCAGGGTCAGATCAACACCTCCAGACTATGGGCCCCTGGTCAGCAGCCAAGGTGGGATCTAAGGCTGGCTCTCAGCTCCGCAGCTAACAGGGAAGGCTCAGGACCGATTCCAGGCTTGGGGGGGGCGCGGGGGTgctaggtgggggaggggccagggggccaccaacatcattatttttatgacaTCCCTGATATCAGCCTACTCAGGGCACAGATGGCCAAAGCAAGGATAGAGGGCAAGGGGCAACCCCGGGGTTCGCAGTGTGCTGGCATGTCACCCTCCTCCCAGGGATAAACCTCCCAGGGAGGCCTGAGAAGGAACAGGGGCAGGGGTTCAGAAGGTAACAGGATCAGGTGTGGAGGCCTGATCAGACTTGGTGCGCAGCCAAGGGGCCGGGCCCACCCATCTGGGGTTGCAGAAGTGGGCGGGGGGGCGTACCTGCTTGTGCATCTCAATGTTCAAGCCATAGGACATCTCGTAGTACTGCatggtggggagacagagagaaatgggGGTGGGCAAAGGCTGGGGGGTGTGCcagagggagacacacacacacacacacacacacacacacggggtgGGGAGCATGAGGGCAGGTGGGAGGTGCCCATGCCGGGAGCAGAAGCCCGGGCACCTGGTGGAACTGCTTGCCGGGAGCTGGGGGAGCCTCAGGGCCCCAGCCAGGCCCGGCTCCCCTGGTTTCTGGAATAATTATCCAGCCCTCTCTCCAACACACATACATTCCAGGACTCCTAATCTTTTATCTTTATGTGTCTTGTCTGCGGGTGGCCCCAGACTCCAGGGAAGTTTGCCTTCCTGGGTATAAATAATCAGGATAAACAAAGCCTGCTGGGTCTGGCTCTGGGGTCAGTAGCCCCCCTCCTCACGCCCCAGATCtgaccctgcctcctcccctcctctaaaGCCCCTCGTGGCTCCCCATCATccctggaggtggggcaggggaagcCAAGTTCATTCCCAGGACTTCCCGTGGTTTCTTCTCTTTTGCCCAGCAAgctcctactcattcttcaagaccCTAGTTGCAATGCTCTATCCTCCATGTGGCCTTCCTCAGGCAGTGTGCCCCCCTCTGGAATCCCGCCTTCCTGGGTCGgtccctctgctccagccctcTAGGGCCAGGAGGGTCGGTGTCTGGCTCTCTCTGCCTCATCGACAGCCTGGGAGAGCTGGACCAAGGCAGGGGCTTTTTGATGTAGAAACTGCCACCTGGTGGGTAGGGATCCCAGCAAGTGATTCTGGCAATGCGCAGACGCAGGGTCTCAGATGTCAGGCAAAGAATGCGGtgtcaccccttccctccctccaacctCAAAGGATGTCAGCTTCCTGCTCGatgcccgccccccccctccaGGAGTCCTCCTTCTGAAGCTTGGGCAAGGAGGAGTTAAGGCTGGGATGCCCGaactgtgggggcagggaggggaactgtgggggcagggagggatccGGCAGCTCCCCCAGCCAGTTCCTGGCTTTGGCTTACACAGCAGCGGCCTCCTCTGTTGCCAAGGACAGCCGGGGGACCTGGCAGGCCCACACTGCAACCCGGTGGTTTGGCACCTGGGCCACTGCCTGGGCCGGCAGCCAGGCCAGCAAGGCGGCCTCAGCCAGGCCCCAGGGGCCAGCTGAATGCAGAGCAGACCCCGAGTCCTCGTCCATCCCCCAGGAGGTGGCTAGGGTTCAGGCAGCTGCCAGCGGTGGAGGAGGGTCTGGGGtcgccccctgccctgccctgccctgcccgaCCGGGAGGCCAGCTTACCATCACGTAATGACGCTGCATCTCTGACTTCTCGCTGGCCAGCTTGTCACATTCCAGCTTCAGGCTGAAAAGAACAAGGGGAGAGGGACCAGGGGCCGGGCTGAGGTCCCCCACTGTGCGGGGGGGGACCCAGAGCTTTGGTGGAGGAGAAGGACGTCCTCCTCTGTgaagatggggcggggggggtggagCTCAGGCTCCCTAACTGTAAAACGAGGATCATGAAATCACCCTCATAGATCTGGTGGCAGAAAAAGTCATGGGTAATAATATAGATAATAAAAGGCGGAGCAAACACGCGGACTGTGGGTCAGCCAGGGACTCAAAGAAACTTTTCCCTGTCCGGAGCCTCGATGAGATCAGTATTTGTGTCACCCTCATTTCACCGATGATGCAATGGatgcccagagaggctgagtaacgctcaaggtcacacagccagaaagcgGGCCTCAGAGGCCACAGTCCCAATCCCTGGGGAAAACTATCCAGCCGGAGAGGAAGGCACAGAAGCCACAGAAGGGCGGAaaaggtggagggtggagggctgGCTGGCAGGGCTCTGGGTTGGACTCACCAAGGAATCTCAAAGGGGGCCCAGCCCCTCTTATAGGCCTTGATTTCACTAGGGGGTAAAAGTTCCACTGTTGGGTAACAGAGATGGGTAACAGCCTCTCTCAGGCTCTCCCAGCAGGGTTGAGCTTAGGGCATTTCTCAAAGCCCACCCACCCCTGTCCCCAGTGAGGAGGGCAGAGAAAGACCTAGACAGCTGACAGCACAGACGCGAGCCAGACGCACTGGATTCACAGTTCAGCCCTGCTACCTTGATGTTGTGTGGCTCTAGGCAAACCCCTCTACCTCCCTGGGCCTTGGTCTCTGCATCGCCAAGTACCAAACTCCCAGGGTGGGGTGGTGAGAAGGAAACGGATTAAGACAAGAAAAGCTTCTGGAACAGGGCCTGGTATACAGTAAACACCCAATAAATGCTTGATCTTACGGTCCTCCCAGGAGCCTGGCGTTTCCCTCCACCAAACTGTGACTTGTACGCCCAGATTCAGAGATGAGCCACAGTTTCTGTGgctatgccccccaccccacccccgagtTTGTTTTCTCTCGTTTTCTTTAAAAAACGCTATTTGTTGAcaccattaaaacaaacaaacaaacagaaaaggtaATTTCACTCCAAACTATGAATTTCTGGCCCTTCTTGAGGGTCTGGCAAATCTTGGGTGCACCCCCAATGTGGCAGGACCCCTCAGTGTAGCCAGGCCTGCCAAGCCAAGTCCCTAAACGATCAGGGAACCAGAACAAAGTTCCTGGGGCCTGCCTTTCAACGGCCTGTGCCTATGTTTCCCTGTCTGGAAAATGGGCACAATAACAGGAAAACGTGGAAGATTGAACAACAGGATGTCGGCTCAGTATCTAGCACGTGGGGAGCATGGAAAGTACCCCGAAAAGGtgaagtttttgaaaatatatgcatatatttatatctatttctcttcttcttggaGAAAACCCAGGCTCCTTCTTGGAACACTTTTGTGCCGgcaaactgaggtccagagagggccCAAGGCCCTGCTGGGATTTGTGATGGTGACCAAGGACTCCCTTCTGATTCCCAggcaaagcccccccccccccgcccccactctctAACAGCGCCATGAGAATCCGCATTCTTCAACCCAGAGATTGGCTGCAAATCTGTTTGCCACTTCTCTGCTGTGCATCCCCAGAAAATctctaacctctctgggcttaaATTTCTTTAACTGTGAGATGAAGACAGTACCAGGTCCTTCCCCTTAGATCCTGCACTTGGCAAGCCCTTTACAATGTTAGAACGTTAAATTCTGAAGGAAGAGCCACCTTTGATTATCTGTTAGGACGCTAGGAACTCCTCCAAAACtaagcagaaagaaacagaacaggctacagaatgttttcttttggaGGTGGGGAGGTAGAGGGTCCACCCCCCGACTTCTTGGGAGGTCTTTTATCcaagggggatgggggtggggatggggagggactCTGAAGCCACGCAGATAATGTTCTTACCTTTGAAATGGGCCGTCTTGACGTCTAGGTGAGTTTAATATTAGAAAGGCGCTCAGGACAGCGCCTACCACATAATAGGACGCTCTCTAcctccatttttttcaaatatatgtacgTGGCAGTGGCCACAACCTTCCCTCCAGACCTGGGTGGGGGGGTCTCCACCATCCACCCTGCAGGGCCTCTGGCCCCCAGCTCACCTGTGGTACTGAGCCTGCAGCAGCTGAAACTCGTCTTTTATGCGGTCGCAGGAGTCTGAGGTGGTGAATTTGAGTTGCTGGGGTAGGTGAGACGAGccctgtggggaggggggcggcccCGGTCAGGGCCAGGCGGGGCGGGGCGACCCCCGAGGCAGCGGGCCGGCCGGCACAGCTGCAgcgcgcccccccaccccccccccccgccccacttccCGGGCCCGTGTTTACAGCCCCTGGCGCGGCCCCCGCCCTCGCTTCCTGCCCCCGCCTCTCCCGGGAGAAGGCGAGGGGGTGGGTGCGCCCGGAGCCGCCTGGTTCCCCGCCACCCCCAGGCTGTGGGGGTGCGTTTTAAGGTCCGCCCTTGGTGGGGGGCAGCGTGCGCCCTCTACCGCCCCTCCAATGCGCCGGGGGTGGGGTGTGCACATCCGAGAGCCCCAACTGCCTCTGCGAGGGGGGCAGAAGGCGTCCTAGAGTCCCCCTCCCCAAGTTGGTGGGGGCGCAAGTCCTCCCTGCAAAGTCCCTTCGGGGAAGGGGCCTCTCCCAGCGCCCGAAATTACCCGGGGGGGCCCTCCACCCCAGATTCCCAGCACCCTTCTTCCCCGCCACGCTCTTCCGGGAGGGGTGCGCCTCGGATCCCCCCCACTCCCAGGCCCCAAAACCAGCCCCGGTGCTCTGGGGCTCCCCGGGTGCCCCAGGCTCGAGGCCAAGGCCATCCGAGGCCCGgcctggctgggctggggtgtgtgtgggggggaagcatgccccaggggctgggggaggggggaatccgGGCCGGGAGCTGGAGGGCACCGGGTCTGGGAACTAGGGGGCGAAACCGGGTCGGGAGCTGGGAGAGAGACCGGGACCTCCGGGGGTGTTGGGGGGAGCCcgggtggtgggggcgggggagtagCTCTGAGCCGGGAGCTGGAGGGGACCCGGCCCAGGAGTTGGGGGAggcgccgagcagggagctggcggtggggggtggggggagaatggCCCGGCCGGgaaccggggcgggggggacggATGGCCCGTCTGGGAACTGGGGTGCCAGGCGCCGATCTGGGGGAGGTGCGCGGGGCCGGGACCCGGGCGGGGGTAGGGAGGAATGGCCCACATGAGAACTGGGGGTGCCAGGCGCGGACCTAGGGGGATGCCGGGCccggagctgggggtgggggggaggcgcCGGGCCGGCGGGCCCCGCTTACCGAATGCCTGCTTTGTGGAAACATCATGTCAGTCGCGGCGGGGGGCGCGGGCTGCGCCCCGGCTGTGCGCCCCGGCTCGGGAGGCTCGGGGCGCCGGGCGGCCGCGCCTTTGTCCCGGCGCCGATCGGCAGCTcccggggccgccgccgccgccgcctcccgcgCCCGGCCTCGCCCGCTTCCTGCGCCCCCTCCCCGCGCGCCCGGCCCCGGCGCGCCCCGGGCCCCGCTTCCTGCGCGCCCggcgcccctccccgcccctccccgccgcccgccTCCCCGCACGCCCGGCCGCCGCTCCTATTGTCTAATGGCGGCAACGCCGGCAGTGGCCGCGGCCTCGGCTGCGCGGAGGCTCCGGCTCCACCTGctgccgccgtcgccgccgccgccgctgctgcttcCCGGGCCCCGTGCGCGCCGCCGAGGGGGGCGCGCGCCCGGGGAGGCCTGCGGATCCCCACCCAGCCCGCCTCCCCAGCCGGCCGGCGCAGTGACCTTGGGCACGGCGCGCCCCGCCCCGGGGCCACGGCCCCTCCCGGCGGGGTGGCGGGGTGGCCCGGGCCGCCGccgggcctcggtttccccatctggcAGAGAAAGGGCCCGGCCGCCCCCATCTAAACCGCCGACTCTGTCATGGCGCGACCTGGACGCGTGCCAGGGACATGCTCTGTAACCTTGGCTCACTGGCTGTTTTCTCTCggagcctcggtttcctcttctgtagaaAGGCCGAGGTAATCGCGCCGACCTCATGGGAGCCATCCCTTCAACGCACACTGattgagcgcctactgtgtgccaggccctgctccaggacctgggggtgggttgggggtggggggtacaaAGTCCCAGCCCTGGTGGAgatgacatgagacagacggACAAATGCACGAGCCCAAATCCCGGGCAGGTCAACCGGTGGTAACCGCTATGGGGCAAATGAAGCAGCAGGGAgagccggtgggggggggggggaagcgcCGGGGGAAGGTTTTAAACAGGGGACGGTCAGAGAGGCCTGCTGGACCTGAAGGTGAGAGAGAGCCCTGCTAGGGGTGGGGGCGCGGATGGCTTAGTCAAGGAGGCTGGAATAGCAAGTGCAAGGGCCCTGAGGCAGTACCGAGCCTGGCACGTCGGAGGCAGGGCCAGCAGCTTAACGCGTTCACCCAGGGGCCCTGCACTCAGAAGGGCCTGTGCTTGGGTTCATGACCTGCTGTTGTGGTCTGGAAATAGTTTTTGAACAAGAGGTCTCACAGTTTTGTTCTACATTGGGCCGAGCAAATTCTGTAGCTGGTGCCAGGCGCATGACGGATGATGCAGGgccttgggggctgggggggagacTTGGGCTTttactgcaagggaggctgggagatggGAGCCCTGGACGGGCAGGGCCGGCCtaactgggattttgataggatcTCTCTTGCTGCCATGTGGAGAACAGGCCCCAAAGAAGCTGGTGAAGTAATGCACAGTTAACCTGGCAAGTGCTAAATGCAGTCTCTTaattaccaccaccatcaccatcattatcaa is a window of Zalophus californianus isolate mZalCal1 chromosome 1, mZalCal1.pri.v2, whole genome shotgun sequence DNA encoding:
- the TLE5 gene encoding TLE family member 5 isoform X1, with product MMFPQSRHSGSSHLPQQLKFTTSDSCDRIKDEFQLLQAQYHSLKLECDKLASEKSEMQRHYVMYYEMSYGLNIEMHKQAEIVKRLNGICAQVLPYLSQEHQQQVLGAIERAKQVTAPELNSIIRQQLQAHQLSQLQALALPLTPLPVGLQPPALPAVSAGTGLLSLSALGSQAHLSKEDKNGHDGDPHQEDDGEKSD
- the TLE5 gene encoding TLE family member 5 isoform X2; the encoded protein is MMFPQSRHSGSSHLPQQLKFTTSDSCDRIKDEFQLLQAQYHSLKLECDKLASEKSEMQRHYVMYYEMSYGLNIEMHKQAEIVKRLNGICAQVLPYLSQEHQQQVLGAIERAKQVTAPELNSIIRQLQAHQLSQLQALALPLTPLPVGLQPPALPAVSAGTGLLSLSALGSQAHLSKEDKNGHDGDPHQEDDGEKSD